A stretch of the Marinobacter sp. JH2 genome encodes the following:
- a CDS encoding wax ester/triacylglycerol synthase family O-acyltransferase produces MKPLNPTDQLFLWLEKRQQPMHVGGLQIFSFPEGAPDDYVAQLAEQLRKQEHITPPFNQRLSYKLGQPGWVEDEHLDLEHHFRFEALATPGRIRELLSFVSAEHSHLMDRERPMWEVHLIEGLKDRQFALYTKVHHSLVDGVSAMKMAIRMLSDNPQETNMAPIWAMPERSRSGASDRSTSLWSSVAHLLGNSGRQLNTIPAVAKELLKTINQARKDPAYDSIFHAPRSVLNQKITGSRRFAAQSYDLKRIKAVCSAYETTVNDVVTAMSASALRTYLINQGALPAKPLIAMVPVSLHRDDNSSGNQVGVILANLHTDLADPSERLKKIHQGMQEAKQRYRQMSPEEIINYTALTLAPAAFHLLTGMAPKWQTFNVVISNVPGPNTPRYWNGAKLEGMYPVSIAMDRLALNMTLTSYNDQIEFGLIGCRRTLPSLQRMLDYLEDGLAELEAAAGL; encoded by the coding sequence GTGAAGCCTTTGAACCCGACAGACCAACTGTTCCTCTGGTTGGAAAAACGCCAGCAACCAATGCATGTGGGTGGCCTTCAGATTTTTTCGTTTCCGGAGGGAGCTCCGGACGACTATGTTGCCCAGCTGGCCGAGCAACTTCGGAAGCAAGAGCACATCACTCCGCCCTTCAATCAGCGCTTAAGCTATAAGCTGGGCCAACCGGGATGGGTAGAGGATGAGCACCTGGACCTTGAGCATCACTTTCGCTTTGAGGCCTTGGCAACCCCCGGGCGTATCCGGGAACTGCTGTCGTTTGTGTCGGCCGAGCATTCGCACCTTATGGACCGGGAGCGGCCCATGTGGGAAGTGCATCTGATTGAAGGCCTGAAAGACCGGCAGTTTGCGCTCTACACGAAAGTTCACCACTCATTGGTAGATGGTGTCTCCGCCATGAAAATGGCCATTCGAATGCTCAGTGACAACCCGCAAGAAACCAACATGGCACCAATTTGGGCCATGCCAGAGCGCAGTCGATCCGGAGCAAGCGACCGCTCGACATCCCTGTGGAGCAGCGTGGCGCATTTGTTGGGAAATTCCGGCCGACAACTCAACACCATTCCAGCGGTAGCAAAAGAGCTACTAAAGACCATCAATCAGGCCCGTAAAGACCCGGCCTATGACTCCATTTTCCACGCGCCCCGAAGCGTGCTGAACCAGAAGATCACGGGGTCGCGCCGTTTTGCAGCGCAGTCCTATGACTTGAAGCGCATTAAAGCCGTGTGCTCAGCCTACGAAACGACCGTTAATGATGTTGTGACCGCCATGTCTGCGTCGGCCCTGCGCACCTATCTGATCAACCAAGGTGCGCTTCCGGCCAAACCACTGATTGCGATGGTGCCAGTTTCACTACACCGCGACGACAACTCTTCCGGAAACCAAGTCGGGGTGATTCTCGCCAACCTGCATACCGACCTCGCGGACCCGAGCGAACGGCTGAAGAAAATTCACCAAGGCATGCAAGAAGCCAAACAGCGCTATCGCCAGATGTCACCCGAAGAGATTATTAACTACACAGCCCTGACCCTGGCACCCGCAGCCTTCCATTTGCTAACCGGCATGGCACCCAAGTGGCAAACCTTTAACGTGGTCATTTCTAACGTCCCGGGGCCGAACACCCCCCGTTACTGGAACGGCGCCAAGCTGGAGGGTATGTATCCTGTATCCATCGCCATGGATCGCCTAGCGTTGAACATGACCCTGACCAGCTACAACGATCAAATCGAATTTGGCCTGATCGGATGCCGGCGTACCTTGCCAAGCCTTCAACGAATGCTGGATTACCTAGAGGACGGTTTGGCGGAGCTTGAAGCTGCCGCCGGCCTGTAA
- a CDS encoding TM2 domain-containing protein, whose protein sequence is MIESGNTHSKIIGYLLWIFGFLGSHRFYYGKPITGTIWFFTLGLFLIGWIIDLFLIPAMDREADSRFQEGQTDYNIAWILLTFLGVFGVHRMYMGKWITGIIYLFTGGLFFIGVLYDFWTLNSQISERNSNLRLS, encoded by the coding sequence ATGATCGAAAGCGGGAATACCCACAGTAAGATTATTGGTTACCTACTCTGGATTTTCGGGTTTTTGGGTTCACACCGGTTTTATTACGGCAAGCCCATTACCGGCACCATCTGGTTCTTTACGTTGGGCTTGTTTTTGATTGGTTGGATCATCGACTTGTTTCTGATACCGGCGATGGACCGTGAAGCCGATAGCCGGTTTCAGGAAGGCCAAACCGACTATAACATCGCCTGGATATTGCTCACCTTCCTAGGTGTTTTTGGTGTGCACCGTATGTACATGGGTAAGTGGATAACGGGCATCATTTACTTGTTTACTGGTGGTTTGTTTTTCATCGGGGTGCTGTACGATTTCTGGACCCTCAACAGCCAGATTTCCGAGCGGAACAGTAACCTCCGCTTGAGTTGA
- a CDS encoding class II glutamine amidotransferase has translation MCELLAMSANTPTDLCFSFTGLTRRGGETGPHKDGWGVAFYEGKGIRCFHDSDASASSRLAEVVQTHPIKSEVALCHIRQANVGEICLANTHPFIRELWGRYWVCAHNGQLTGFRTPEGFYEPVGSTDSEALFCDMLNHLRSHCDRDDSLEQMVERLVKLSSHYASQGVFNLLLSNGDWLFTYCTTKMASITRRAPFGPARLKDTDVTIDFEAETTRNDVVSVIVTEPLTTDEKWDIYQPGEWRLWRQGEVVMKGGADN, from the coding sequence ATGTGTGAACTGCTGGCCATGAGCGCCAATACCCCGACAGACCTGTGTTTTAGCTTTACCGGCCTCACTCGCAGGGGCGGCGAAACCGGACCTCACAAAGATGGTTGGGGCGTGGCCTTTTACGAAGGCAAGGGCATTCGCTGCTTCCACGACTCCGATGCAAGCGCCAGTTCGCGTCTTGCCGAAGTGGTCCAAACCCATCCGATCAAAAGCGAAGTGGCGCTTTGCCACATCCGGCAAGCCAATGTCGGCGAGATCTGCCTGGCCAATACGCACCCGTTTATTCGTGAACTCTGGGGCCGTTACTGGGTGTGTGCCCACAACGGTCAGCTCACCGGCTTTCGGACACCGGAGGGTTTTTACGAGCCGGTCGGCAGTACCGACAGCGAGGCGTTATTCTGCGACATGCTTAATCATCTGCGCAGCCATTGCGACCGGGACGACAGCTTGGAGCAGATGGTTGAACGGTTGGTCAAATTGTCTTCGCATTACGCCAGCCAAGGTGTGTTTAATCTGTTGCTGAGCAACGGTGATTGGCTGTTCACCTATTGCACCACCAAGATGGCCAGCATCACCCGCCGAGCCCCTTTTGGCCCCGCGCGATTGAAAGACACCGATGTGACCATCGATTTCGAAGCGGAAACCACCCGAAACGATGTGGTCAGCGTGATCGTCACCGAACCTTTAACCACCGATGAAAAATGGGACATTTACCAGCCCGGGGAATGGCGTTTGTGGCGTCAAGGTGAGGTAGTCATGAAAGGTGGCGCAGATAATTAG
- a CDS encoding GGDEF domain-containing protein, producing MDMLNHPDLGKAMTLSRSGLRDNHRRSLARFLLWVTGLSLIVFATLQLFSGYPWVSAVEYVFGGLAFVGVARINHTPHFERWVYGYLFILFSFFIVIMLLPDASMAAFVWVLMMPVLAYLLLGRREGMTLSVPFMTLGCVVYVVFLSGIEGLSTADFVIDFLNMVLCSSLMQVFMYMYEARREEAEQRLIEVAQTDALTGLANRGNFQSTLTRTIAESERSNAAFALVMMDIDHFKVINDTHGHEAGDYVLQEIGQCLRERLRVTDFVGRLGGEEFGLILRDVQPDAAYELIEELRQRIAARRLNLGNADMAVTASFGVAQWPEDGRQTDTLFSVADQYLYRGKRAGRNQVTSSFKAQPARENDAAAGGED from the coding sequence ATGGATATGTTAAACCACCCGGACTTGGGCAAAGCGATGACGCTGAGCCGTTCTGGGCTAAGGGATAACCACCGCCGATCGCTCGCTCGGTTTTTGCTTTGGGTGACGGGATTGTCTCTCATCGTGTTCGCCACTCTTCAGCTGTTCAGTGGCTACCCTTGGGTATCGGCTGTTGAATATGTATTTGGCGGTTTGGCCTTTGTTGGTGTTGCCAGAATCAATCACACTCCGCATTTCGAACGCTGGGTTTACGGCTATCTGTTTATCCTGTTCTCATTTTTTATTGTCATCATGCTCTTGCCGGACGCCTCCATGGCGGCGTTTGTTTGGGTGTTGATGATGCCTGTACTGGCTTATCTGTTGTTGGGTAGGCGCGAAGGCATGACGCTTAGTGTGCCTTTTATGACCTTGGGTTGCGTTGTATACGTCGTTTTCCTGAGTGGCATCGAGGGGCTAAGTACGGCCGATTTCGTCATTGATTTCCTGAACATGGTGCTGTGTAGCAGCTTGATGCAGGTGTTCATGTATATGTATGAAGCCCGGCGCGAGGAAGCCGAACAACGATTGATTGAAGTGGCGCAGACGGATGCACTGACTGGGTTGGCTAATCGTGGGAATTTTCAGTCTACGCTGACTCGAACCATCGCTGAAAGTGAACGCAGCAACGCAGCTTTTGCGTTGGTGATGATGGATATTGACCACTTTAAAGTGATCAACGACACCCATGGCCATGAAGCCGGCGACTATGTGCTACAGGAAATCGGCCAGTGCCTGCGGGAACGGCTGCGTGTGACGGACTTTGTTGGCCGCTTGGGTGGTGAAGAGTTCGGCCTGATCTTGCGGGATGTTCAGCCTGACGCCGCCTATGAACTCATTGAAGAGCTCCGGCAGCGAATAGCCGCCCGAAGGTTGAACCTTGGCAATGCGGATATGGCGGTCACCGCGTCGTTTGGTGTGGCGCAATGGCCAGAAGATGGTCGTCAGACAGACACTCTATTCTCGGTGGCCGATCAGTATCTTTACCGGGGCAAGCGGGCCGGCCGTAACCAGGTAACCTCGTCGTTCAAAGCGCAACCCGCTCGCGAGAATGATGCTGCGGCTGGAGGTGAGGACTGA
- a CDS encoding SDR family oxidoreductase: MKNLKNKVAVITGAGSGIGRGLAKLLASKGCRLALSDVNEIGLAETVAACRGADVKAYYLDVSERDAIYAHAEQVQADFGAVNLVINNAGVALSASAREMTDDDFKWIMDIDFWGVAHGSRAFLPYLIASGEGHVVNISSVFGFIGVPKQSAYNAAKFAVRGFTESLRQEMKLERQPVQVSCVHPGGIRTNIANSARMGKTENAEAQRKVFDKLAITTPEKAAEIIVKGILKNESRILVGLDAWGIDAINRLLGAAYQPLVERFSRKNLYN, from the coding sequence ATGAAAAATCTCAAAAACAAAGTCGCGGTGATTACAGGTGCGGGTTCAGGAATCGGCCGCGGGTTAGCCAAGTTGTTGGCCTCGAAGGGATGTCGTTTGGCGCTGTCTGATGTTAACGAAATCGGTTTGGCAGAAACGGTGGCTGCCTGTCGAGGGGCAGATGTCAAAGCCTACTACTTGGATGTCTCGGAGCGCGATGCGATATATGCCCATGCAGAGCAAGTGCAGGCCGATTTTGGAGCCGTTAACCTCGTTATCAATAATGCAGGCGTCGCTTTGTCGGCATCGGCTCGGGAGATGACCGATGACGATTTTAAATGGATCATGGATATCGATTTTTGGGGTGTGGCTCATGGTTCTCGTGCTTTTCTCCCGTACCTGATCGCGTCTGGTGAGGGCCACGTGGTAAATATCTCCAGTGTGTTTGGCTTTATCGGGGTTCCGAAACAGAGTGCCTACAATGCCGCTAAATTTGCTGTGCGTGGGTTTACGGAATCGTTGCGACAAGAAATGAAGCTTGAACGCCAGCCAGTTCAGGTTAGCTGTGTCCATCCGGGCGGAATTCGCACGAATATAGCCAACTCAGCTCGGATGGGTAAAACTGAAAATGCAGAGGCTCAACGCAAGGTGTTTGATAAATTGGCTATCACAACACCAGAAAAGGCCGCCGAGATTATCGTTAAAGGGATTTTGAAGAACGAATCCCGGATTTTGGTCGGGCTTGATGCCTGGGGAATCGATGCTATCAACCGGCTGTTGGGAGCAGCATATCAACCCTTAGTTGAACGTTTCTCTAGAAAGAACCTGTATAACTGA
- a CDS encoding nodulation efficiency, NfeD-like protein yields the protein MEWSLTHLWLILALVLSLAELTSGVLLLLALGIAAALTALVSFLGAPFEWQLVTMGVMSGILVPVAIRWIRPRFSPKGVAYGTTGTGVEHGMTYRTQLRDFDGATGIKVNGDFYRLKLSDGSSPELPEGTAVIFEKFDGTTAIVHLAQPKQEG from the coding sequence ATGGAATGGAGTCTTACCCATTTATGGCTGATTCTGGCCTTGGTCCTCAGCCTTGCTGAGCTCACCTCCGGTGTACTTTTGCTATTGGCGCTTGGCATTGCGGCAGCGCTAACGGCCTTAGTGTCTTTTCTGGGCGCCCCGTTTGAATGGCAACTGGTCACCATGGGCGTCATGTCCGGCATTTTGGTGCCCGTTGCCATTCGCTGGATACGCCCTCGTTTTTCACCCAAAGGCGTGGCCTACGGCACCACCGGCACCGGCGTCGAACACGGAATGACCTATCGAACGCAACTGCGTGACTTTGATGGGGCTACCGGCATCAAGGTCAACGGCGATTTCTATCGTTTGAAGTTGTCCGATGGCAGCAGCCCCGAATTGCCGGAAGGCACCGCTGTGATTTTCGAAAAATTTGATGGCACCACCGCCATCGTGCATCTAGCTCAACCCAAACAGGAAGGTTAA
- a CDS encoding SPFH domain-containing protein — translation MEAFITPGLVISLIIVAVGIFIIAKGLVIIRQSEVMVIERLGSFNRVLESGINIIIPFIEKPRPISMIRYMRMGEEYHPVTSDEVRIDRRETVMDFPGQPVVTTDNVTVKINGALYYQIIDPRRAVYEVANMSQAVEVLAKTTLRSVVGKMELDKLFESRSEVNSAIQAEMEEAASKWGVKLTRVEVQDISMPEEVEEAMRLQMAAERKRRATVTEAEGEKAAAIAMAQGQRESAILNAQGDKESAILRAQGEQESIRLVLNAIGENEENKRTVVGYLLGQSYIKALPTMAKDGERVFVPYESTALLGSMGMFRELAGSPEDTIRDSLRSGMVASAGTN, via the coding sequence ATGGAAGCATTCATTACTCCGGGGCTTGTTATCAGCTTAATTATTGTCGCTGTCGGCATTTTCATTATTGCCAAAGGTCTGGTGATTATCCGTCAGTCCGAGGTGATGGTTATCGAGCGGCTGGGTTCATTTAACCGCGTACTCGAGAGCGGCATCAACATCATCATTCCTTTTATCGAAAAGCCCCGCCCAATCAGCATGATTCGTTACATGCGCATGGGTGAGGAATACCACCCGGTGACCAGTGATGAAGTCCGCATCGACCGCCGTGAAACCGTGATGGATTTCCCGGGCCAGCCGGTAGTGACTACCGACAACGTGACCGTGAAAATCAACGGCGCGCTCTACTACCAGATCATCGATCCTCGCCGGGCCGTTTACGAAGTTGCCAACATGAGCCAGGCGGTAGAGGTGCTGGCTAAAACCACTCTGCGGTCGGTGGTGGGCAAAATGGAGCTGGACAAACTGTTTGAATCCCGAAGTGAAGTAAACAGCGCCATCCAGGCAGAAATGGAAGAAGCTGCGTCAAAGTGGGGCGTAAAGCTCACGCGAGTGGAAGTGCAAGACATCAGCATGCCGGAAGAAGTTGAGGAGGCCATGCGCCTACAGATGGCCGCGGAACGAAAACGCCGTGCCACGGTGACGGAAGCTGAGGGTGAAAAAGCCGCAGCTATTGCCATGGCTCAAGGCCAGCGTGAGTCTGCCATCTTGAATGCCCAAGGTGATAAGGAATCCGCGATTCTACGCGCTCAGGGTGAGCAAGAATCTATCCGCCTGGTACTGAATGCCATCGGCGAAAATGAAGAGAACAAGCGTACCGTTGTGGGCTATCTGCTGGGCCAAAGCTACATCAAAGCCCTGCCGACCATGGCCAAAGACGGCGAGCGCGTGTTCGTGCCTTATGAATCGACCGCGTTGCTGGGCTCTATGGGCATGTTCCGAGAGTTGGCCGGCAGCCCCGAAGATACCATACGTGATAGCTTGCGCAGCGGCATGGTTGCCTCAGCCGGCACCAACTAA
- the yfbR gene encoding 5'-deoxynucleotidase gives MSLKKTPVSHFFAYVSRLRWIKRWGLMRNAIEENVATHSWEVATIAHALALIRNTKFDGQINADRIATAALYHDATEVITGDMPTPVKYHSKVMREVFGDIEHKAETELLALLPDELQDAFAPYLRESQWTEEEQELIKSADRLSALLKCRAEIQTGNKEFEPAAEQILRRLQEDASPEVKYFLEVFAPSYERPLDHLLG, from the coding sequence ATGAGTCTGAAGAAAACGCCCGTGAGCCATTTTTTTGCCTATGTGTCCCGGCTGCGCTGGATCAAACGCTGGGGCTTGATGCGTAATGCCATTGAAGAAAATGTGGCAACCCATTCCTGGGAAGTGGCGACCATTGCCCATGCACTGGCGCTGATCCGAAACACCAAATTTGATGGCCAGATAAATGCCGACAGGATTGCGACCGCCGCGCTCTATCACGATGCCACTGAAGTGATTACCGGGGATATGCCGACCCCGGTGAAGTACCACTCGAAAGTGATGCGGGAGGTGTTCGGCGACATTGAACACAAAGCTGAAACCGAGCTGTTGGCGTTGTTGCCAGATGAATTGCAGGATGCTTTTGCGCCCTACCTGCGGGAATCGCAGTGGACCGAGGAAGAACAAGAGCTGATCAAGTCAGCGGACCGGTTGTCGGCGCTGTTGAAATGTCGGGCCGAAATCCAGACCGGTAACAAAGAATTCGAGCCGGCAGCGGAGCAGATACTCCGGCGCCTGCAAGAAGACGCTTCACCCGAAGTGAAGTATTTCCTTGAGGTATTCGCGCCCAGTTACGAGCGCCCGCTGGACCACCTGTTGGGTTAG
- a CDS encoding DUF748 domain-containing protein — protein MGQSAAGSHRVRNLLIGLCVLLVLYALAGFLILPWWLEKELPSQFKDKMGWQAQISDIRFNPFLFSLEADVFSAQDAEDRPVAAFEHLRVNLDVLQLARGVVGFDEIRLIKPDVRLDLLQDYSVNFVRDWKQANPEAGGGAPKANKEASEPPKFYVGHLAIESGQLLFRDFTQDDTVELEIEPLDLAVDNLATWSRGEEDSRYSIQAAIGEQTLEWEGELSINPLYSEGRIRFSDVNYKTLAKYLEPYLPWQLKGGRVTVESNYWLSNERGFQLETSGGKLELKKLVLALAKGVEEPALNIEALSVDCVGFDLTGKEAQVGTVRIEQPMVSAVRRSDGSIDWQASLPPAETTPAAETPQSPDQSFRWEVQGVELTQGRLRWRDEATAQPAELELVDLSVTIGKLSHRTDEPAAYELSTKLASGGQITAKGQLTPTPFNFEAALAGSGIALAAVEPYIQLGANVEVEDGTLGFDGNLDLDGQDAPVTGTFSGSAQITGFDLRLPDLEGELVSWQLLRLAPVEFNVNPARLEIGTVTLERPSLNLVRVKGGAHNIERIVKSDPGAGAREQSANSASEKHGDSEPAFIFRIGELLIDGGSVGYTDRTLTPVFTTSFEALSGSVSGISNVPPQQGLVNLQGELAGGAPVKFEGSLGALGTDETSDLKLTMEGLSLPVLSPYIGRYLGYAVDAGKLNLELDYQITGTSLKASNQLRLDQMRLGQAIASEEAVNAPVKLGLALLTNRNGIIEVDLPIKGDIANPDFRMGQVVMSAFVNLLVKAAASPFSMLGSLADFAGFNSEELGRVSFVPGKIALADGEAEKVAVLAKALNDRPDLLLSIRGAAAPKADGLVLLKARMRTAGETVTDEAWARAQQEYQTGERQLPPEALSQLAAMRGQTVHRLLQDTHGVPDDQLFTLDTLQHSELDEQGNVIVPFTLDVR, from the coding sequence GTGGGCCAATCAGCGGCAGGAAGTCATAGGGTCAGAAACCTGTTGATCGGGTTGTGTGTGTTACTGGTGCTGTACGCACTGGCCGGATTCCTGATACTGCCATGGTGGCTGGAGAAAGAGCTTCCGAGTCAATTCAAAGACAAAATGGGATGGCAGGCCCAGATTTCCGACATTCGCTTTAACCCGTTTCTATTCAGCCTGGAAGCAGATGTGTTTTCGGCTCAAGACGCCGAAGACCGGCCCGTTGCCGCGTTTGAACATTTGCGAGTCAATCTGGATGTGTTGCAGCTTGCCAGGGGTGTGGTGGGGTTTGATGAAATACGCCTTATCAAGCCCGACGTGCGGCTGGATCTGCTGCAGGATTATTCCGTCAATTTCGTGCGGGACTGGAAGCAAGCGAATCCGGAAGCAGGGGGGGGTGCACCTAAGGCGAATAAAGAAGCGTCTGAGCCACCTAAATTCTATGTTGGGCACTTGGCTATTGAGAGCGGCCAGCTGTTATTCCGAGACTTTACTCAGGATGACACCGTCGAATTGGAGATTGAGCCTCTGGACCTTGCTGTTGACAATCTGGCGACTTGGTCGCGGGGTGAAGAGGATAGTCGCTACTCCATTCAGGCTGCCATCGGTGAGCAAACCCTTGAATGGGAAGGTGAGCTGAGTATTAACCCGCTGTATTCCGAAGGACGGATTCGGTTTTCCGATGTCAATTATAAGACTTTGGCCAAGTACCTTGAACCGTACCTTCCCTGGCAGTTAAAGGGTGGACGGGTCACCGTTGAGTCGAACTATTGGCTCTCGAACGAACGTGGTTTTCAACTCGAAACCTCCGGCGGAAAATTGGAGCTTAAAAAGCTGGTGCTAGCGTTGGCCAAGGGTGTTGAAGAGCCTGCGCTGAATATTGAAGCCTTATCAGTAGATTGCGTGGGCTTCGATCTGACCGGTAAAGAAGCGCAGGTCGGTACGGTAAGGATCGAACAGCCGATGGTGTCGGCTGTCCGGCGATCTGACGGCAGTATTGACTGGCAAGCTTCGTTGCCGCCAGCCGAGACAACGCCAGCGGCTGAAACACCGCAGAGTCCTGATCAGTCGTTCCGCTGGGAGGTTCAGGGTGTTGAGTTAACGCAGGGTCGCTTGCGCTGGCGGGATGAGGCGACTGCTCAGCCCGCGGAGCTGGAGTTGGTGGATTTGTCCGTTACCATCGGTAAGCTTTCTCACCGGACGGATGAGCCTGCGGCCTACGAACTATCCACCAAACTGGCCAGTGGCGGCCAAATTACCGCAAAGGGCCAGCTTACTCCCACTCCATTCAATTTCGAAGCCGCTTTGGCGGGATCCGGCATTGCTCTGGCAGCGGTTGAGCCCTACATACAGCTTGGCGCCAATGTCGAGGTGGAGGATGGCACACTGGGCTTTGATGGCAATCTGGATCTGGATGGACAAGATGCTCCGGTAACCGGCACCTTCAGCGGTTCGGCACAAATTACCGGCTTTGATCTGCGCCTGCCTGACCTAGAGGGCGAGTTGGTGTCTTGGCAGTTGCTGCGATTGGCACCGGTGGAATTCAATGTTAACCCGGCGCGCTTGGAAATCGGCACGGTCACGCTTGAGCGGCCATCTCTTAATCTGGTTCGAGTAAAAGGCGGGGCTCACAATATTGAGCGCATTGTTAAATCCGATCCGGGTGCTGGGGCCCGCGAGCAATCCGCTAATTCTGCATCCGAAAAGCACGGAGACAGCGAACCCGCATTTATTTTCCGGATTGGCGAGTTGCTCATTGATGGCGGCTCGGTGGGTTACACCGACCGAACGCTCACGCCCGTTTTCACTACCAGCTTTGAGGCGTTATCCGGTTCTGTGAGTGGCATCAGCAACGTGCCGCCCCAGCAGGGACTGGTTAATTTACAAGGCGAATTGGCCGGAGGAGCCCCGGTGAAATTTGAGGGCTCGTTGGGCGCTTTGGGCACGGATGAAACCAGTGATCTGAAACTCACTATGGAAGGCTTGTCTTTGCCGGTACTTTCGCCTTACATCGGCCGATATTTAGGGTACGCAGTGGATGCCGGAAAGCTGAATCTTGAGCTGGACTACCAGATTACCGGCACGAGCTTGAAGGCCTCGAACCAGCTCCGTCTGGACCAAATGCGATTGGGCCAAGCGATCGCCAGCGAAGAAGCTGTCAATGCGCCGGTGAAGCTGGGTCTGGCGCTGCTCACGAATCGAAACGGCATTATCGAAGTGGATTTGCCCATAAAAGGGGATATCGCCAACCCCGATTTCCGAATGGGTCAGGTGGTGATGAGCGCCTTCGTGAATCTATTGGTCAAAGCGGCAGCGTCGCCGTTTAGTATGCTCGGCTCGCTGGCGGATTTTGCCGGCTTCAACAGCGAAGAACTGGGCCGGGTGAGTTTCGTGCCCGGTAAAATCGCTTTGGCGGACGGCGAGGCGGAAAAAGTCGCCGTATTGGCCAAGGCTTTGAACGATCGGCCGGATTTACTGCTGAGTATTCGTGGCGCCGCGGCACCCAAAGCGGATGGCCTGGTGTTGTTAAAAGCACGGATGAGGACCGCCGGTGAAACCGTCACGGACGAGGCCTGGGCACGAGCGCAGCAGGAGTATCAAACTGGCGAACGCCAATTGCCACCGGAAGCTTTGAGTCAGCTGGCAGCCATGCGTGGGCAAACTGTTCATCGGTTGTTGCAAGACACCCACGGTGTGCCCGATGACCAGCTTTTCACACTGGATACCCTGCAACACTCGGAATTGGATGAACAAGGGAACGTGATCGTACCTTTCACGCTGGATGTGCGCTAA
- the pdxH gene encoding pyridoxamine 5'-phosphate oxidase — protein MDIGDMRREFESEGLDREHVHDDPVIQFQNWFEDSRKADILEPNAMSLATSGADQMPDIRTVLLKYFDDRGFVFYTNYSSRKARELDQNPRAALLFPWIGLNRQVRIQGTVEKVSKAESLRYFTSRPRGSQIGAWVSEQSKAITSRGLLEQKVAEMKRKFSSGEIPLPDFWGGYRVVPERIEFWQGRPSRLHDRFEYVREADAWTIQRLQP, from the coding sequence ATGGATATCGGCGATATGCGTCGGGAATTTGAAAGTGAGGGTCTTGACCGCGAACATGTGCATGACGACCCGGTGATTCAATTCCAGAATTGGTTCGAAGACAGCCGTAAGGCTGATATTCTGGAACCTAATGCTATGTCTCTGGCTACCAGCGGCGCAGACCAGATGCCCGATATCCGGACCGTGCTGCTAAAGTATTTCGACGACCGCGGTTTTGTTTTTTACACCAATTACAGCAGTCGAAAGGCTCGCGAACTTGATCAGAATCCGCGCGCCGCGCTGCTCTTTCCATGGATCGGTCTGAATCGTCAGGTTCGGATTCAAGGCACGGTGGAGAAAGTCAGTAAAGCGGAATCATTGAGGTATTTCACCTCAAGACCCCGGGGCAGCCAGATCGGCGCTTGGGTTTCCGAACAAAGCAAAGCGATTACATCACGGGGTTTGCTCGAGCAAAAAGTTGCGGAAATGAAACGCAAATTCAGCTCTGGAGAAATTCCTCTTCCTGATTTCTGGGGTGGATACCGAGTGGTTCCGGAGCGAATCGAATTCTGGCAAGGACGACCCAGCCGGCTTCACGACCGATTTGAATACGTGAGAGAAGCGGATGCCTGGACAATCCAACGACTACAACCCTGA